Below is a genomic region from Aminiphilus circumscriptus DSM 16581.
AGCGCCGCCTTCTTCGCCGCTTCGTCGAGGGCCGAGAAATCGATGTCCTTGGCGCCCCGTTCCACGTTGTCCAACTCCCACCGGTCGAGCTCAAAGGAGATCCTGGTCTCGACGAGGGGTTGGACCTGATGCACACCGTAGACAACGCCTTCGGGCTTCTGGCCCTTGGGGACATCGAGCCGCCCCAAGGACAGAACCGCGTAATCCCAGCCGCGAGGGCCCTCCACATCGACAAATCTCCGTGCGGAGAGGTGCGCTTCGAGCACCGTGCGCGCCTGCGCGTCGATTTCCTTCCACGCTCCATCCGTAACCGGGGATAACGATCTCTTGAGAATGTCCATTTCGTGCTCCTCCCTTTCGTCTCCTTCTACGCTATCTGTTTTTCATGCTCCCGATGCCGATGCCACTCGCCGAGGAAGCGGGTGCCGCGTTACCGGAACCCTCGCCTCCCGTGGCGGCTTCCTCGACCTCGGTGATCGGCGCAGTGGTGAACAAGTAGGTCCGCAGCGCCGCATCCCACTCGGGCATGGTCCTCCGAAGCCATTCAAGCATCATGCACGCGTGCTCGATCTCTTCATCCCGATTGTGCAGAATGACGCTCCTGATCGTCTCATCCTGCGATGCAGCAGCTCTCTGGTGGTACCAGTCCACCGCCTCGACTTCCTCTTTCAGGCTGTTCAACGCACGGTGAATGTCCCGGTCCGCCTGGGACAACTCCTCCACCGGTTCGTGATAGGAACTCATCCGTCATGCACCTCCTGCAGCGTGATATTGACAGGAACATACTACCACATCTAAAAAGAACGGGTATACTTACAGAAATGGCGGCAAGGACGAACACTGCCGGAGACACACCTTCACCCCATCAGACAAGGAGGGATGTTCCATGCCCCGCAAGATTCTCGTCGCTCTCGACCTGAGCAAGATCTCCGAGGAACTCGTGCTTTACGGACATTCGCTCGCCCATCGCCTGGACGTACAAGTGGATTTTCTCCACGCCCTGCCCCATACCTCCCTCTGGCGAGGCTACGAACCGTGGGTTCCCCCGGAGCTGGACATGCAGGTCAGGGAAATCGCCCAGAAAAAAATCGCCTACTGGATCCGCAGAGCGGAGGAGGCGCTCCCTTGCGAACACTGCCACGAGCACCAGGTCTTCGTGGAGGAGGGAAATCCCGCCGACCTGGTCATCTCCAAGGCCAAGGAAAACGGCTACAATCTCATCGTGGTGGGACACAAGGGGCAGAGCGCCCTGGAGCATCTCATCGTCGGCAGCACCGCCACCAACGTGGTCCGTTACGCCCACTGCTCGGTTCTCGTCTATCGACCGGGCCTCAAGGTTTTCTGAGGAGGAACTCATGGATCTGCAGAAGACATCTTCCCGTCCCACCGGTTCCCGAACACTCCGCGGCATTCCCCTCTCTCCGGGCTATGGCGTGGGACCCGCCCGGATCTACCGCACCGTCTCCTTCGCGCTCTCCTCGGAGGCCGAGATGCCAGGGCCGTCCAGAGACGAATCTCCCGAAACGGCGGTCATGCGTTTCCGTAAGGCTCTGGCGGCATCCCGGGAGCAACTTCTTCAGCTCCAGGCACAAAGCACCGCCACGCTCGGGCAGGAAAAAGCCGCGGTCTTCGCCGCCCAAAACCTCATGCTCGATGACCCCATGCTCTCCGGCGGCGTGGAGGAGTTACTCCACAAGGGCACCTCGCCCGAGGATGCGGTGGTCCTCAAGACCAGGGAAATCAAGACGCTCTTCGAATCCCTGCCGGACCCGTATCTCCGGGAGCGCGCCGCCGACGTGGAGGATGTGGGGCGGCGCATTTTCCGAAATCTTCTCGGCGTGGGAACGCTCGACCTGGAGGACGTTGGCGAGCCCGTGATTCTGGTGGCGGAAGATCTGACCCCATCGGACACGGCCGCTCTCTCGTCCAAAACGGTGGCGGGCATCCTCACCGAACGGGGAGGCCCCACGAGCCATACCGCCATCATCGCCAAGGCGCTTGAAATCCCCGCCGTGTCCGGCATCGGGAACCTCTCCGACCTGATTGAAGAAGGACTTCCCGTGGCCCTCGACGGCGAACGAGGCGACGTAGTCCTCGCCCCTTCGGCGGAAGAAACGGCACGGTTCGCCGCGCTCAGGGAAAAACGGCTGCACACGGCACGGCAGTTGGCGACACTCCGGGATCTTCCGGCCATCACCCTGGACGGCGTGGAGATCGGTCTCTGGGGGAACATCGCCAAACCGGAGGGAACGGAAAAGGTTCTGAGCTACGGGGGCACCGGAGTCGGACTCTTCCGCACGGAATTCCTCTACATGAGCGGCGACACCCCTCCAGGGGAAGAGGAACAGCTCGCGGCCTACGTCAAAGCCCTGGAAGGCATGAAGGGTATGCCCACGGTCATCCGCACTCTCGACGCCGGGGGCGACAAGGAAGTGCCCTCCCTGCGGGGCATCCTGGGCGACAAGCCGGAGATGAACCCCTTCCTCGGATATCGGGCGCTGCGCATCTGCCTCGACGAGAAGGATCTCTTCCGTACCCAGCTCCGGGCACTTCTTCGAGCCGCGCCCTCGGGAGATCTGCGGATCATGTTCCCCATGGTGGCAGGGCTGGAGGATCTTCGGAGTGCAAGGAAGGCCCTCGATCAGGCCCGGAGCGAGCTTGAAGCGGAAGGTATCGCGGTACCGCCGGTGAAGGTGGGAATCATGATCGAAATCCCCGCAGCCGCCGCCATGGCACCACTCCTCGCGGCGGAGGCGGATTTCTTCTCCGTCGGCACCAACGACCTCACGCAGTACACACTCGCAGCGGACCGCATGAACGCCAGGGTAACCAGATGGTACGACTCCTTCCACCCCGGCGTGCTCCAGCTCCTCCGTCTCACCGCCGAAGGGGCCGGGAAGCGGAATATCGAACTCGGCATGTGCGGTGAGATGGCAGGCGACCTCGACGCCATTCCGCTTCTTTTGGGACTGGGATTCCAGGAACTCTCCATGACACCCTCCCAGATCCCCTGGGCGAAACGGCTCGTACGGACTCTCTCCATTGAAGTCTGCCGGGACATCGCCGGCAAAGCGCTCTCCTTCGGCACGGCGGCGGAGGTGCGAACGTACCTGCAGGAGCGGAGAGCCGCCCTTACCGCGAATTTCGCCGATGAATGAGATCCGGCGAGAACGGACGGAAACGAGATGATGTCCTCCATGCAACCCCTCGTTCAGGGGAAAATAGATCAGGCCATGGCTCTTCTCGGTGAAACGGGGATCGATTGTTGGTGCACTTTCGTCCGAGAAACATCGGAAATGTGCGATCCCGCGATGCGATACCTCGTGGGAGCGGACGTGGTGGGTGAAGCGGCGTTTCTGCTCGCCCGAGACGGCAGGGCCTTTGCCGTTCTCGCAGCCCTGGATAAAAGCGACGTAGAGGCCCTCGAAACCTATCGCATCTTTCCCTATGTGCAGTCCATTCGGGAGCCCCTGCGGGAAGCCTTGACCCTTCTCGATCCCAAAACGATCGGCCTCAACTTCTCCGAGGCGAACTACGCTGTGGACGGGCTCTCCTTCGGCATGTACCGACGCTTGCGCTCGCTTCTCGAAGGAACGCCCTATGCGGAACGACTCGTCTCCGCGGAAGGGCTCTTCTCCAAAGTGCGGAGCATCAAAACGCCGGAGGAGCTGCGGCGCATCCGGGCGGCCATCGCGGAGACGCTGGAACTCTTCGACCTCTGGCCGCGGAACTTCCAGGAGGGGTGGACGCTGCGACGCATTTCGGATTTTCTTCACGAAGAAATGCACCGCCGAAATCTTGAAGGCTCGTGGAGTCTCTCCGGCGATCCGGGCATCACGAGCGGACCCGACATGATCCCCGGCCATGGAACACCCCCGGATCTTCCCGTCCTTCCCGGGCACGTGCTCAACATGGATTTCGGCATCCGCAAGGACGGCTATAGTTCGGACCTCCAGCGCGTCTGGTACCGACCCTCCCGGGAGGCTCCCGAGCCGCCCGGGGACGTGCGAAGAGCTTTCAGTGTCGTTCGGCGCGGCATCGAAGAAGCGGCAGCGTTTCTTCGCCCCGGCGTGCGCGGCTGCGAGGTGGATGCCGTGGCACGGCGCATTGTTACCGAAGCGGGCTACCCCGAATACGCCCATTCCTTGGGACATCAGGTGGGCGCCTTCGCCCACGACGGCGGCGCGCTCCTGGGTCCCCGATGGGAGCGCTACGGCAAGTTGGTGGAACTCCCTGTGGAAGAAGGACAGGTCTTTACCCTCGAATTCGGTGTGCAGACATCCTGCGGCTATCTGGGTCAGGAGGACATGGTGGTGGTCACCTCGAACGGATGCGCCTTCCTCACGCCTCCGCAGGAGGACCTCTGGACGCTCACTCCCGGAGAAGCGTGACGTTCTCGGGGAGCCTGCATCCGGTCCGGCCATCCGTCGTTCCGGAGCGCGGAAAACCGGATAAGCCGGCTCCCCTTTTGCCACGAACACGACAGACCCATTGACAAAGACGCACCTTGTCCGTATCGTAACGGCGACAGCAACTGGGGGGGCCGGCGAACCGGCTGAGAGGAGGCTTCTTCGCCTCGACCCTTGGAACCTGATCCGGGTCATGCCGGCGAAGGGAAGTTCTGTGTGTTTTCCACGACACGAAAAACTTCGCTCCCGGCATCTCCTTGCCGGGAGGTTTTTTATGCACACCACACACCCTTTTCCCCATTTTCCCCATTTTCGACGTGCTCCTCGTCTGTCGCAGCCATGCGGGAGAGGAGGTGTTCCTTCGTGACTCCCTTTCCCCTCAAACGCCTTACCGCAGCGGGGCTTTTCGTGGCCGCGGCGTTGCTTCTCTCGGGCATTCACATTCCCCTGGGGCCCACAAAATGCTTTCCCTTCCAGCACACGGTCAACGCCCTCGCCGGAGCGCTCCTCGGCCCCTGGTGGGCAGCGGGCATTGCCGCCGTGACGAGCCTCCTGAGGCTCTTCACGGGAACGGGAACCCTCTTCGCCTTTCCCGGGAGCATCCCCGGCGCTCTGGCGGCGGGATTCGCCTTCCGGTGGTGGAAAAAAGACTGGGCCGTCTTCGCCGAACCTCTTGGCACCGGCCCGGTGGGGGCCTCTCTCGCGGCGCTCCTTCTCGGGCCTGCCATGGGAAGATCCGTAGGGATCGTCTCGCTCAACCTGGCGTTTCTGGCGAGCAGCCTTCCCGGAGCGACCGTGGCATTTCTGCTGCTCCATCTGTTGCGGCAAAACCAGGCATTTCGGAAGATGGCGGCAACCCTGTAGGTCTCCCGACGCACGAGGGCCTATCGTTTTACCGCTCGACAGAAACCGGCACGAACAAGGAGGCAGACAGGCATGACATCCTACCGCGGACTCGCGGCGACCATCGCGGGCAGCGACTCCGGCGGCGGCGCGGGCATTCAGGCGGACCTCAAGACCTTCGCCGCTCTCGACGTCTTCGGAACGACAGTCATCACGGCGCTCACGGCCCAGAACAGCCTGGGCGTGGAGGCAATCTTCGACATCCCGCCCTCGATGATCCGGGCACAGATCGATGCCCTCTGGTCCGACTTCCCCATCGGCGCAACAAAAACGGGCATGCTCTCCCGCCCCGAAACGATCCGGGAGGTCGCCGCGGGCGTGCGCCGCTGGAACATCGCTTCTCTCGTGGTGGATCCCGTCATGGTGGCGCAAAGCGGCGCATCCCTGATCACCGACGAGGCGGTGGAGGTGCTTCGGGACGAACTGCTTCCCCTGGCGCTTCTGGTAACACCCAATGTTCCCGAGGCGGAGCGCCTGGCGCAACAGCCGATCTCCTCGGTGGAGGACATGCGGCGCGCCGCGGAACGCATCGCCACCCTGGGCGTTCCCAATGTTCTCGTCAAAGGCGGCCATCTTCCCCAGGAAAACGAGATCGTGGATGTGCTCTTCGCGGAGGGCACGCTCGTGACCTTCCGGGACAGCCGTCTGGAGACGAGAAACACCCATGGCACGGGGTGCACGCTGAGCGCGGCCATTACGGCGGAACTGGCGTCCGGGAGCCCCCTCATCCTTGCGGCGGAGGAAGGACGGCGCTATCTCCGACGCGCTCTGGAACACGGCTTCCGCCCCGGAAAGGGTTGGGGTACCCTGGGACACGCCCGGGCGGGGAGAGCGGAATGCCCCGCACACTGAAATCCCTTCTCCAAAAGGCGGATGGAGCGGCCCTGACCGAGGTCTGGGCCGGCATGAAGGCAAAGCGGCCGCTCCTGTATCACCTGACCAACTGGATCTCCGCGTCGTTCCAGGCGGATGCGGTGTGCGCCGTAGGAGCCTCCCCGATCATGTCCCGGGAGACGCAAGAGACGGCGCACCTCGCCGCCATGGCCGACGGGGTGCTCTGCAACGTGGGCGCCCTGGAACGGCGGGATCTGCCGGCGGTACAGAACGCCCTTGCGGGGGCGCGGCTTGCACTCCTCGACCCCGTCGGCTACGGAGCCACTCCCTACCGCAGACGCATCGTGGACGACCTGCTGCAAAACCCGGCGATCCGCATCATCAAGGGGAACCGGGGCGAGATCTCCCTTCTCGCCGGACACGAGGGCACCCTCCGCGGCGTGGATGCGCTCTCGGCGAGGGCCGTTCCCGAGGCGGTGATGTCCCTGGCCCGGCGTACGGGCGCTCTCGTCTGCGCCACGGGAGAAACGGATTTGCTCAGTGACGGTTCCTGCGTCGCCGCCATCCGGGGAGGATCCTTCCTCTTGCCCGCCATCTCCGGAAGCGGCTGCGTCCTCGGCTCCCTCATGCTCGCCGGGGCCTGCGGAGGGGAGCATGTCGCCGGAGGACTCGCCGGAGTCGTGGCGATGAAGCGCTGCGCAGAAAGAGCGGAGAGGAAAAGTTCCGGTCCCGGAACATTTCGGGCAGCCCTTCTTGACGAACTTTTCCTGCTCCAGCCGTCGGATTTTGCGGAAGAACTCCGCCGCTGCACGCTTCTTCAGGAAAAGGAGGCATGACCATGACGCTCCGGAAACGCCTGCGGCTCTGCGTCATTCCCGATCGCATCCTTGGGGCGCCGCGTTCCCTGGAGGAACAGACGCTGTGTGCCCTGCGGGGAGGTGCCACGGCCATCCAGCTCCGGGACAAGAACGCATCCACCCGTGAACTCTATGAGACTGCGGTGACATTGAAGCGCCTCTGCGACGACTGCGGGGCGCTCCTGATCGTGAACGACCGCATCGACGTGGCTCTCGCAGCCGGCGCGGACGGCGTGCACCTGGGACAATCGGACCTCCCCGTTCCGGAAGCGCGACGTCTCGCACCACCGGGCTTCCTCGTGGGGGCCACGGCCCATTCCGTCGAGGAAGCCCTCCAGGCGGAGCAGAACGGTGCGGATTATCTCGGCATCGGCGCCGCGTTTCCCACGGCGAGCAAGACCGTCACGACACTCCTCGGTCCGGAGGGCATCAGACATGTGACTTCCCGGATCTCCCTTCCCGCCATCGCCATAGGTGGCATCACTCCGGACCGGGTACGCTGCGTCCTTGACGCCGGCGTCTGCGGCGTCGCGGTCATCGCCGCCGTGGTGGCCTCGGCGGAGCCTGAGAAGGCGACCCGGGAATTCGCGGCGCACATTCCTTGAGGGCGGTGCAACACTGCCCTTCCCGATGGATGTGCACCGCGAAACACGCACTACGAACGATTACGGAACGATCCGGAAGGAAAGATTCCCCAGGATTCCCCAGAGGGCCGAAGTCGGCACCGTAACTGCTCTCTTCGCCGGAAATCATGTTTTCCAGCGCACCCGTGAGGAGAGCATCCCCCGCGTCAAAGCTCCATCCCAGGCGGAGCAGCTCGTTCGCCAGCCACAAACCTGCCCGCCACTGGTCTCCAAGAGCGTCGGTCCCCCTTCCGCGGTTGACCTCCTTGCCCGCCTTCGCGAGGATGACTTCCACCGCATTCGGATCCACCGCGTCCGCCGGAACGGATTTGCCCAGAAGAGAGGCTTTCGCGGAGACACTGGATGCGATGATGTCCGTCACCTTCATGGCCTTCATGTCCGCGAACGCCAGAGAGCCCTCCTTTTGGTTAGTGGTCGGACCACATGCTGGTAAAAACATTTTTGTACTAAACCACCACCCTCGTCCCTCTTGCTTCGATCACCTTGAAAATTCCCTGATCACGTCGCTGCGAAATTCCATGAAATAACTTCTAAAACCCTTGCACACCAAGCGATTGGCCTCCGGAAAAATCGTCTCGGAAACAGCCTTTCCGACGTGAAACACCTTGGGAAATATGGCAACTCAGAATTGAAAGACTATTTGGGAACCCTTGCGCAAAAGAGCCGCTTGGTATATAAAGTGCACTGGGTGGTCCAATCGAAGGAGGCGCCGGCAGACATGGATAAACGCGTCAAACAGACCCGAATCTACGAAAAGGTCGTGGACGAACTCAAGGAGCTCATCGCCAACGGTGAACTCCGTCTGGGAGATCCGCTGCCTCCGGAACGACAACTCATGGAGGAACTCGGCGTCAGCAGGAGTTCTCTGCGCGAGGCTTTTCGTGTCTTGGAACTCATGGGGCTCATCGAGAGCATTCCCGGCAAGGGGCGTTTTGTCCGCAAGCCCCGAAGCGAAGCCAGTGCTTCCTCCACCACGTCCCAACTCGAGGATGCGGCAATTCTGGAACTCATGGAAGCCCGACGCGTTCTCGATCCCGCCATTGCCGCCGAAGCCGCGAGACGGGCACTTCCCTCGGACCACACAAAACTCCGCCGGGTTCTCTCCGTCACCGGCGAAGACATGGATACCATCGCACACCGCGCGCAGTCGGATTTCGACTTCCACCTCGTCATGGCCGAAGCAACTCAGAATTTCGTTTTCACGAACATCGTCAAAATGGAATTCAATCTCATCATGGCCACCCATGAGCGAATCTATTCGCTGCTTGCCGACAAAGAAGCGTTTCTCTGCGAACACCAAAGCATTTACGAGGCCATCCTCGATCACGACATCGACAAGGCTTCCCGAGAGGCTCGGGGCCATATCGAGCGCATCTACCGGACCCTGCAGGAAGCCATGGCCCTCGAAACGAGGCGCCATTCCGCATCGTGACGGCAAAAAGAGTGGGGACGGAACGCAGGCGCTCGCGCAACCGACGTTGTGCGACGCTCTCCCCGTCTCACCGAGGCAGGAAATTCGAGAGGACGAAGAGTCTGTAGGTCACCGCACGGGACAAGCCGTGCATGGAGAGGTGGAGAATGGTCTCCGCCCAGAGCACAACAGGAGGGATGTTCATGCGAGAGAAACTGGTTGCCCTGATGCCCGAAATCGAGTGGATCCAGGACCCGAAGATCAAGGAAGGCGTCTTCGCCACCTATGAGGACGCGCTGAAGACCGGAGGTTGGCAGCCCGAGGACATGGAGTGGATCCCCTTTACGCTTCTCATCCCCGATTGCCCCGCGTCGCTCCTCGTGCACACCCGGGGCGTCACCCGCATGGCCAAGGTCATCTACGACGAGTTCAACGCTCTGTACAAAGACAACGGTGGTTTCCAACTCGACCACGACACACTCATCGCCGGCGCTCTTCTCCACGATGTGGGGAAGCTCGTCGAATACGAAAAGAATGCGGAAGGCAAGATGGTCAAGTCCCGTCTCGGCAAAGACCTCCGGCATCCCTTCTCCGGAACCGGTCTTGCCATGCGGAACGGCGTCAACTCCCGCATCGCCCACACCATCGCCGTTCACGCCCACGAAGGCGACGGCGCTTATCGGAGCCCCGAGGCAGTGGTCATCAACAAGTGCGACTTCATCAACTTCGAGAGCATCAAGTCCTTCCTCGGATTGCTGAAGTAAGCCACCGAAGATGATCTCTTGAGGGCACCGCGTCGTTTTCGTCCAGAGGGGATGCGGCGCCCTCTTCGGAATGCTGTTACGGAAAGCACGAAATTCTAAGAGGAGGTGTGGTGCAACAATGGGCAAGACCATGATCGAAAAGATCATCGAGCGAGCCTCGGGCAAAAAAGTGAAGGTCGGTGACCGCGTCTGGTGCAACATCGACTGGTCCACCGCCCGCGACTTCGGCGGGGCGAATTGTGTTCTTCAGTTTGAGGAAGTGACGGAAAAGAAGGGAAAGGTCTGGGATCCGGAAAAGATCGCCTTCACCTTCGATCTTCAGGCACCGGCCCATGCGGAAAAGGTCGCCCAGAACCAGAAGATCATCCGTGATTTTGCGAAGAAACAAGGGATTTCCAAAGTCTTCGACGTGAACTGGGGAATCGGGCAGCACGTGCTCCTTGAAAACGGTCTGGTCAAACCCGGCGATGTCATCCTCGGCACGGACAGCCACATGAACCTTCTCGGCGCCGTGGGCTCCTTCGCCACCGGCGTGGGGAACACGGACATCGTGGCGTCCTGGTTCAAGGGAACCAACTGGTTCCGCGTACCCGAGACGATGAAGATCACCGCCACGGGGACCTTCAAGAAGGGCGTCTGCATGCGCGACTTCCTCACCCTTCTCGTGGGAACTCTCGGTGCGGACGGCATGTTCTTCCGGTCCGTGGAGTTCTACGGCGAGACCATTGAAAACTCCACCCTCGCGGATCGCATCACCCTCTGCTCCATGGTCACCGAGATGAGCGGCAAGGTTGGACTCATCCTTCCCAACGGGGACGTGCTCGACTGGCTCCGGGCGAGAGCCGGGAGCGAAGTGGACGAACGCGTGAAGGCCATCGCCGCCGATCCCGACGCAGTCTACTGCCAGGAACTCGCCTTCGATGTCAACGACCTGGAACCCCTCGCCTCCTGCCCGGATGCGCCGGACAACGTGAAGAAGGTCCGGGAGGTCGCGGGAAACCATATCGATCAGGTACACATCGGCTCCTGTTCCAACGGCCGTTTCGAGGACATCGCCGCCGCCTTCGACGTGCTCAAGGCCGCGAATTTCCAGATCAGCCCCACGGTGCGCACCATCATCACCCCCGCGACGAGGGAGACCATGAAGCGCTGCGCCGAGGCGGGCATGATCCAGAAATTCCTGGAGGCCGGGGTCATCTTCACCAATCCCACCTGCAGCCTATGCACCGCGGAGCACTACGGCGTGCTTCCCAGCGGCGACGTGGGCGTCTCCACCACAAATCGGAACTTCATCGGCAAGGTGGGCAAGGGAAGTCACACCTATCTCATGAGTCCCATGTCGGCAATGGCTTCCGCTGTCCGCGGCGTCATCACGGACCCGCGGGATATCCTCTGCTAGGGCGACCAAGGAGGACACGAAGATGGAACAGACAATTCTGCGCGGACGTGCCTGGGTTTTCGGCGACGACGTGGACACGGACCTCATCTACCACAACAAGTATCTCGCCGAGACGGATCCCAAGAAAATGCCCCAGTTCTCCTTTGAATACTATCCCGGCAAGGAGAACTTCGCAAAGGAAGTGAAAGAGGGCGATTTTGTCGTGGCGGGCCGGAACTTCGGCTGCGGCTCCTCCCGGGAACATGCCGTGTACTGCCTCAAGTTCGCAGGCATACCCGTAGTACTGGCCGAGTCCTTTTCCCGCATCTATTACCGGAACGCCATCAACAACGGCTACCCCGTGCTCTTCGTGAACGGTCTGAGCGAGGCCATCAAGGCAAAGGAGATCAACGACGGAGATGAACTCGAAGTGAACCTCGCCACCGGTGAGATCAAGGACGTTACCAACGGCAAGACCTTCCACGGAGACGCCGTGGCCGATCTCGAAAAGGACATCATGGCCGCGGGAGGACTTATCGAGTATCTCAAGGAACAGGCAGCGAAGAGTGCCTGAGCGAGAGACATCGCAAGGAGGGATACACACCATGGGCAAGACCTTCGCCGAAAAGGTTCTCGGCAAAGCCGCCGGATATGAGGTCAAGGCCAACGATGTGGTCACCGTGGAGCCCCATTTTTGCATGAGCCACGACAACGCCGCACCCATCGCCAAGACCTTCAAGAAGATCGGCGTCAAAAACGTCTGGAAACCCGACGCACTCGTGTTCATTCTCGACCACGCCGTACCGGCCCCCAGCGACGAACATGCGGTAAACCACAAGGAGATCCGGGAATTCGTCAAGGAACAGGGCATTCCTCACTTCTACGACGTCATGTCCAATGGCGGCGTCTGCCACCAGGTCATGTGTGAAGAGGGCTTCGCCCTTCCGGGGCTCATCATGGTGGGCAGCGACAGCCACACCTGCACCTACGGTGCCTACGGCGCCTTCTCCACCGGCATCGGACGAAGCGAAATGGCCGCGGCCTGGGCGACGGGCAAGATCTGGTTCAAGGTCCCCGAGAGCCTGAAGATCACCGTCACGGGCAAATTCAAGAAAGGAGTCACCGCCAAGGATCTCATCCTCAAGATCATCGGCGACATCGGCGCCGATGGTGCGGACTACATGTCCGTGGAATTCCACGGCCAGGGCATCGCCGACATGACCGTGGCGGAGAGGATGACCCTGTGCAACATGGGCATCGAGATGGGCGCCAAGAACGCCGTCTGCCCTCCTGACGAGAAAGTGCTCGACGCCATCAAGGGCAAGGCAAAAAGCGACAAGTGGGAGGCAATCTGGGCGGACGCCGACGCAATCTACGCGAAAGAACTCGCCTACAATCTGGGCGATCTCGTTCCCTGCGTGGCAAAACCCCACACGGTGGACAACTACGCCGCCATTGACGCAGTGAAGGGAACGGAGATCCACCAGGCCTTCCTCGGGAGCTGCACCAACGCCCGCATCGAAGATCTCCGCGCCGCGGCGGAGATCCTCAAGGGACGCAAGGTAGCCGTGCGGACCATCGTCATCCCCGCTTCCTGGACAGTCTATCGCCAGGCCATGAAAGAGGGACTCTTCGACACCTTCCTCGACGCAGGCTGCGTCATCGCCAATCCCGGCTGCGGCCCCTGCATGGGCAACCACGAGGGAATCCTCGCCCCCGGCGAGACCTGCATCAGCACAGCAAACCGGAATTTCAAGGGGCGCATGGGCAACAAAGAGAGCTTCATCTATTTGGCGAGCCCCCTCACCGTGGCCGCTTCGGCTCTCACCGGCAAGATCTCCGATCCGAGGGAGGTGCTGTAGTCGTGAAAATCACCGGAAAAGTTTGGAAGTACGGCGACGATGTGAACACCGACGTCATCTTCCCGGGAAAATACACCTACACCATCAAGGATCGCGCCGAGATGGCCAAGGTGGCTCTGGAAGACCTCGACCCGGAATTCACCAAATCCGCCAAGGCGGGAGACATCATCGTGGCCGGCAAGAACTGGGGATGCGGCTCTTCCCGTGAGCAGGCCGTCTCCTGCCTCAAGGAGCGCGGA
It encodes:
- a CDS encoding FadR/GntR family transcriptional regulator — encoded protein: MDKRVKQTRIYEKVVDELKELIANGELRLGDPLPPERQLMEELGVSRSSLREAFRVLELMGLIESIPGKGRFVRKPRSEASASSTTSQLEDAAILELMEARRVLDPAIAAEAARRALPSDHTKLRRVLSVTGEDMDTIAHRAQSDFDFHLVMAEATQNFVFTNIVKMEFNLIMATHERIYSLLADKEAFLCEHQSIYEAILDHDIDKASREARGHIERIYRTLQEAMALETRRHSAS
- a CDS encoding HD domain-containing protein; translation: MREKLVALMPEIEWIQDPKIKEGVFATYEDALKTGGWQPEDMEWIPFTLLIPDCPASLLVHTRGVTRMAKVIYDEFNALYKDNGGFQLDHDTLIAGALLHDVGKLVEYEKNAEGKMVKSRLGKDLRHPFSGTGLAMRNGVNSRIAHTIAVHAHEGDGAYRSPEAVVINKCDFINFESIKSFLGLLK
- a CDS encoding 3-isopropylmalate dehydratase large subunit, translating into MGKTMIEKIIERASGKKVKVGDRVWCNIDWSTARDFGGANCVLQFEEVTEKKGKVWDPEKIAFTFDLQAPAHAEKVAQNQKIIRDFAKKQGISKVFDVNWGIGQHVLLENGLVKPGDVILGTDSHMNLLGAVGSFATGVGNTDIVASWFKGTNWFRVPETMKITATGTFKKGVCMRDFLTLLVGTLGADGMFFRSVEFYGETIENSTLADRITLCSMVTEMSGKVGLILPNGDVLDWLRARAGSEVDERVKAIAADPDAVYCQELAFDVNDLEPLASCPDAPDNVKKVREVAGNHIDQVHIGSCSNGRFEDIAAAFDVLKAANFQISPTVRTIITPATRETMKRCAEAGMIQKFLEAGVIFTNPTCSLCTAEHYGVLPSGDVGVSTTNRNFIGKVGKGSHTYLMSPMSAMASAVRGVITDPRDILC
- the leuD gene encoding 3-isopropylmalate dehydratase (catalyzes the isomerization between 2-isopropylmalate and 3-isopropylmalate in leucine biosynthesis); protein product: MEQTILRGRAWVFGDDVDTDLIYHNKYLAETDPKKMPQFSFEYYPGKENFAKEVKEGDFVVAGRNFGCGSSREHAVYCLKFAGIPVVLAESFSRIYYRNAINNGYPVLFVNGLSEAIKAKEINDGDELEVNLATGEIKDVTNGKTFHGDAVADLEKDIMAAGGLIEYLKEQAAKSA
- a CDS encoding 3-isopropylmalate dehydratase large subunit — translated: MGKTFAEKVLGKAAGYEVKANDVVTVEPHFCMSHDNAAPIAKTFKKIGVKNVWKPDALVFILDHAVPAPSDEHAVNHKEIREFVKEQGIPHFYDVMSNGGVCHQVMCEEGFALPGLIMVGSDSHTCTYGAYGAFSTGIGRSEMAAAWATGKIWFKVPESLKITVTGKFKKGVTAKDLILKIIGDIGADGADYMSVEFHGQGIADMTVAERMTLCNMGIEMGAKNAVCPPDEKVLDAIKGKAKSDKWEAIWADADAIYAKELAYNLGDLVPCVAKPHTVDNYAAIDAVKGTEIHQAFLGSCTNARIEDLRAAAEILKGRKVAVRTIVIPASWTVYRQAMKEGLFDTFLDAGCVIANPGCGPCMGNHEGILAPGETCISTANRNFKGRMGNKESFIYLASPLTVAASALTGKISDPREVL